One Streptomyces sp. NBC_01217 genomic region harbors:
- the tmk gene encoding dTMP kinase yields the protein MTRAEQPTVVSPTSDTLAADSRERAVRALLRVPPLKRLWSAQLVGGIGDALALLVLVLMSLQAAVLEGSFGAGYRGAAFAVAAVFGARILATLLFGAVLLGPLTTLTAPGGPLDRRWLMIGTDGLRLALLVVAPLWIDWMPDKALMMILITVFVIGAAERLWTVAKDGAAPALLPGPPPGGAAVRPLPDHLDALRRLSIRTDFAAIPAAAAVLLIATLVGNLLGSGLEWFSFHQAALGSYVAAGLFSASISTLYFLELPGTQTPRPRSPLEGLRRPSTGSGRDKGRTGSVPLIVGASAAVAGAIAAAAAVSVLHAIDLGGGPATFALLILGLTGATAVGIRTAGKVLPALSRRRLLALAIAVTGIALLAMGLVPDTATVLMIAVLAGYAAGVAAGTGHVLVDQETEDSRRARTTEHLQAVVRVLIALGALAGPLLAAAIGKHRLVSGDFVFAHGGAAFALMLIGALLLPVAVIVLAKTDDRSGVPLRRDLREALRGGDPAVAPAATGFFLALEGGDGAGKSTQVEALAEWIRAKGHEVVVTREPGATPVGKRLRSILLDVSSAGLSNRAEALLYAADRAEHVDSVVRPALERGAIVISDRYIDSSVAYQGAGRDLSPTEIARISRWATSGLVPHLTVLLDVDPETARERFTEAPDRLESEPPEFHARVRSGFLTLAAADPTRYLVVDAGQDPESITTVVRHRLDQLLPLSEAEIKAQEEARRAAEEEARRKAEEEAARKAEEERLERERQEQLAKLRAEEAERKRLEEEEARRREAERQAEEARQRAEEARRLAEEEQVRREAEEAAREAEQARLRRLAEEEARLRKEAEERRLEKQRKAEEALLRAEAARRQAEAEAAAAASVPDNEITVPTPIVSPNDVTQSVPSPVTPPASTSSFSSSDEAETAMIPKIHDRSERAERPGVAGAADETTVLPPVPGRDSRDVRDANPADRVPRGIFRDERPADYARENENERTRELPQVGDPDAAAPQPGQERRGRRPRPDWAEETPLDDLPTLADELLGDHRDDEGSGSSGRGRRPRR from the coding sequence ATGACGCGAGCCGAGCAGCCAACGGTCGTGAGCCCCACCTCCGACACACTTGCCGCAGACTCACGCGAGCGCGCCGTACGAGCCCTGTTGCGTGTTCCTCCGCTGAAGCGGTTGTGGAGCGCCCAGCTCGTCGGCGGTATCGGCGATGCACTCGCCCTTCTCGTGCTGGTGCTGATGTCGCTGCAAGCGGCGGTCCTTGAGGGCTCATTCGGAGCCGGGTACCGAGGGGCGGCGTTTGCCGTCGCCGCGGTGTTCGGTGCCCGGATCCTTGCCACCCTGCTCTTCGGAGCCGTACTTCTGGGGCCGCTGACGACGCTCACCGCGCCGGGAGGACCGCTGGACCGGCGGTGGCTGATGATCGGGACGGACGGGCTGCGGCTCGCACTGCTGGTCGTCGCACCGCTGTGGATCGACTGGATGCCCGACAAGGCGCTCATGATGATCCTCATCACCGTCTTCGTCATCGGCGCGGCCGAACGCCTGTGGACGGTCGCCAAGGACGGCGCCGCCCCCGCGCTGCTGCCCGGCCCGCCCCCCGGGGGCGCCGCGGTACGTCCGCTGCCCGACCACCTGGACGCGCTGCGCCGGCTCTCCATCCGCACCGACTTCGCCGCCATTCCGGCCGCCGCTGCGGTGCTGCTGATCGCCACGCTGGTCGGCAACCTCCTGGGCTCGGGCCTGGAATGGTTCTCGTTCCACCAGGCGGCCCTCGGCTCGTATGTCGCGGCCGGGCTCTTCTCGGCCTCGATCTCCACGCTGTACTTCCTGGAACTGCCCGGTACGCAGACGCCTCGCCCGCGCTCTCCGCTGGAGGGCCTGCGCCGGCCGTCGACCGGCAGCGGCCGCGACAAGGGCCGTACCGGATCCGTACCACTGATCGTCGGCGCCTCGGCCGCGGTCGCCGGAGCCATTGCCGCCGCCGCAGCCGTCTCCGTACTGCACGCCATCGACCTGGGCGGCGGGCCCGCCACCTTCGCCCTGCTGATCCTCGGCCTGACCGGTGCCACGGCTGTCGGCATCCGTACGGCAGGGAAGGTGCTGCCCGCGCTGTCGCGGCGCCGGCTGCTCGCGCTGGCCATCGCCGTCACGGGTATCGCGCTCCTCGCCATGGGCCTCGTGCCGGACACCGCGACCGTGCTGATGATCGCGGTACTCGCCGGATACGCGGCGGGTGTCGCCGCAGGCACCGGTCACGTCCTGGTCGACCAGGAGACCGAGGATTCCCGACGGGCCAGGACGACCGAGCACCTCCAGGCCGTCGTACGGGTCCTCATCGCGCTCGGTGCGCTCGCGGGCCCGCTGCTGGCCGCCGCGATCGGCAAGCACCGGCTCGTCTCCGGTGACTTCGTCTTCGCGCACGGGGGAGCGGCCTTCGCGCTGATGCTGATCGGCGCGTTGCTGCTGCCGGTCGCCGTGATCGTCCTCGCGAAGACGGACGACCGTTCCGGAGTGCCGCTGCGCCGCGATCTGCGTGAGGCGCTGCGCGGCGGCGACCCGGCCGTCGCCCCCGCCGCGACCGGATTCTTCCTCGCCCTGGAGGGCGGCGACGGCGCCGGCAAGTCCACCCAGGTCGAGGCGCTGGCCGAGTGGATCCGTGCCAAGGGCCACGAGGTCGTCGTCACCCGCGAGCCGGGGGCGACCCCGGTCGGCAAGCGGCTGCGCTCGATCCTGCTCGACGTGTCCTCGGCCGGGCTCTCCAACAGGGCCGAGGCGCTGCTGTATGCCGCCGACCGTGCCGAGCACGTCGACTCGGTCGTCCGTCCGGCGCTGGAGCGCGGCGCGATCGTCATCTCCGACCGCTACATCGACTCGTCCGTCGCCTACCAGGGCGCGGGCCGTGACCTCTCCCCGACCGAGATCGCCCGGATCTCGCGGTGGGCGACGAGCGGCCTCGTACCGCATCTGACGGTGCTGCTCGATGTCGACCCGGAGACCGCGCGGGAACGGTTCACCGAGGCGCCCGACCGGCTGGAGTCCGAGCCGCCCGAGTTCCACGCCCGGGTGCGGTCCGGCTTCCTCACGCTGGCCGCGGCCGACCCGACCCGCTATCTGGTGGTGGATGCGGGCCAGGATCCGGAATCGATCACCACGGTCGTACGTCACCGGCTCGACCAGCTCCTTCCGCTCTCCGAGGCCGAGATCAAGGCCCAGGAGGAAGCGCGCAGGGCCGCCGAGGAGGAGGCCAGGCGCAAGGCCGAGGAAGAGGCGGCCCGCAAGGCCGAAGAGGAGCGGCTGGAGCGCGAGCGGCAGGAACAGCTCGCCAAGCTCCGCGCCGAGGAGGCGGAGCGGAAGCGCCTCGAAGAGGAGGAGGCGCGCCGGCGCGAGGCCGAGCGCCAGGCGGAGGAGGCCCGGCAGCGGGCCGAGGAAGCCCGTCGGCTGGCCGAGGAGGAGCAGGTCAGGCGCGAGGCCGAGGAAGCCGCCCGTGAGGCCGAGCAGGCCCGGCTGCGCAGGCTGGCCGAGGAGGAGGCCCGGCTGCGCAAGGAGGCCGAGGAGCGGCGGCTGGAGAAGCAGCGCAAGGCCGAGGAGGCTCTGCTGCGGGCAGAGGCGGCCCGTCGGCAGGCCGAGGCCGAGGCGGCTGCGGCGGCGTCCGTACCGGACAACGAGATCACGGTGCCGACACCGATCGTCAGCCCGAACGATGTGACGCAGTCGGTGCCCTCGCCGGTCACTCCGCCCGCGTCAACTTCCTCGTTCTCGTCCTCTGACGAGGCTGAGACGGCGATGATTCCGAAGATTCATGACAGGTCGGAGCGGGCCGAGCGGCCCGGTGTGGCTGGTGCCGCCGACGAGACGACGGTGCTTCCCCCGGTTCCGGGCAGGGACTCTCGGGATGTTCGGGACGCGAATCCGGCGGACCGGGTTCCGCGGGGCATCTTCCGCGACGAGCGTCCGGCGGACTACGCGCGGGAGAACGAGAACGAGCGCACGCGCGAGCTCCCGCAGGTCGGTGACCCGGATGCGGCTGCCCCGCAGCCGGGTCAGGAGCGCCGGGGCCGGCGTCCTCGTCCCGACTGGGCCGAGGAGACCCCGCTGGACGATCTGCCGACGCTCGCGGACGAGCTGCTGGGCGACCACCGTGACGACGAGGGCTCGGGTTCCTCGGGCCGGGGCCGCCGCCCGCGCCGCTGA
- the topA gene encoding type I DNA topoisomerase — MSPTSETAQGGRRLVIVESPAKAKTIKGYLGPGYVVEASVGHIRDLPNGAAEVPDEYTGEVRRLGVDVEHDFQPVYVVNADKKAQVRKLKQLLAESDELFLATDEDREGEAIAWHLQEVLKPKVPVHRMVFHEITKDAIREAVANPRELNQRMVDAQETRRILDRLYGYEVSPVLWKKVMPRLSAGRVQSVATRLVVERERERIAFRSAEYWDLTGTFATGRTGDASDPSTLAARLSAVDGRRIAQGRDFGPDGQLKSASGQLLHLDETNARALAAALADSSFAVRSVESKPYRRSPYAPFRTTTLQQEASRKLGFGAKATMQVAQKLYENGFITYMRTDSTTLSDTAISAARAQVTQLYGADYLPDKPRTYAGKVKNAQEAHEAIRPSGDRFRTPAETGLTGDQFRLYELIWKRTVASQMKDAVGNSVTVKIGGRASDGRDAEFSASGKTITFHGFMKAYVEGADDPNAELDDRERRLPQVAEGDALSAEEISVDGHATKPPARYTEASLVKELEEREIGRPSTYASIIGTILDRGYVFKKGTALVPSFLSFAVVNLLEKHFGRLVDYDFTARMEDDLDRIARGEAQSVPWLRRFYFGEGDDTVSGSASAAGNGDGDHLGGLKELVTDLGAIDAREISSFPVGNDIKLRVGRYGPYIERGEKDAEGHQRADVPEELAPDELSVEYAEELLAKPSGDYELGADPVSGNQIIAKDGRYGPYVTEVLPEGTPKTGKNAVKPRTASLFKSMSLDTVTLADALRLMSLPRVVGEDAEGVEITAQNGRYGPYLKKGTDSRSLTSEDQLFDITLEEALAIYAQPKQRGRAAAKPPLKELGTDPVSGAPVVVKDGRFGAYVTDGETNATLRTGDSVEDITPERGYELLAEKRAKGPAKKTAKKAPAKKAATAKKTAAKKTTAAKKTAAKKTTTAKKAVAAKKTTTAAAKKSAAASVED; from the coding sequence TTGTCCCCGACCAGCGAGACCGCACAGGGCGGCCGCCGACTCGTCATCGTCGAGTCGCCTGCCAAGGCGAAGACGATCAAGGGCTACCTCGGCCCCGGATACGTCGTCGAGGCGAGCGTCGGGCACATCCGCGACCTGCCGAACGGCGCCGCAGAGGTCCCGGACGAGTACACCGGCGAGGTCCGCCGGCTCGGCGTCGACGTCGAGCATGACTTCCAGCCCGTCTACGTCGTCAACGCGGACAAGAAGGCCCAGGTCAGGAAGCTCAAGCAGCTGCTGGCCGAGTCCGACGAACTCTTCCTCGCCACCGATGAGGACCGCGAGGGCGAAGCCATCGCTTGGCACCTGCAGGAAGTCCTGAAGCCCAAGGTCCCGGTCCACCGGATGGTCTTCCACGAGATCACCAAGGACGCGATCCGGGAGGCGGTGGCCAACCCGCGCGAGCTCAATCAGCGCATGGTCGACGCCCAGGAGACCCGCCGCATCCTCGACCGCCTCTACGGCTACGAGGTCTCGCCGGTCCTGTGGAAGAAGGTCATGCCGCGCCTGTCGGCCGGCCGTGTCCAGTCCGTGGCGACCCGTCTCGTCGTCGAGCGGGAGCGCGAGCGCATCGCCTTCCGTTCCGCCGAGTACTGGGACCTGACCGGTACCTTCGCCACCGGTCGCACCGGTGACGCCTCCGACCCCTCGACCCTCGCCGCCCGCCTCAGCGCGGTCGACGGCCGCCGCATCGCCCAGGGCCGCGACTTCGGTCCGGACGGACAGCTGAAGTCCGCCTCCGGGCAGCTGCTGCACCTGGACGAGACGAACGCCCGGGCCCTGGCCGCCGCTCTCGCCGACTCGTCGTTCGCCGTACGGTCCGTCGAGTCGAAGCCGTACCGCCGCTCCCCGTACGCCCCGTTCCGTACGACGACCCTCCAGCAGGAGGCGAGCCGGAAGCTGGGCTTCGGGGCCAAGGCCACCATGCAGGTCGCGCAGAAGCTGTACGAGAACGGCTTCATCACCTATATGCGTACCGACTCCACGACCCTCTCCGACACCGCGATCTCCGCGGCAAGGGCGCAGGTCACGCAGCTGTACGGCGCCGACTACCTGCCGGACAAGCCGCGCACGTACGCCGGGAAGGTCAAGAACGCGCAGGAGGCGCACGAGGCGATCCGCCCCTCCGGCGACCGCTTCCGCACCCCGGCCGAGACCGGCCTCACCGGCGACCAGTTCCGGCTCTACGAGCTGATCTGGAAGCGGACCGTCGCCTCCCAGATGAAGGACGCGGTCGGCAACTCCGTCACCGTGAAGATCGGCGGCCGGGCGAGCGACGGCCGGGACGCCGAGTTCTCCGCGTCCGGCAAGACGATCACCTTCCACGGCTTCATGAAGGCCTACGTCGAAGGCGCCGACGACCCGAACGCCGAGCTCGACGACCGTGAGCGGCGCCTCCCGCAGGTCGCCGAGGGCGACGCGCTGTCCGCCGAGGAGATCTCGGTCGACGGTCACGCGACCAAGCCGCCGGCCCGCTACACCGAGGCCTCGCTGGTCAAGGAGCTCGAAGAGCGCGAGATCGGCCGCCCGTCGACGTACGCCTCGATCATCGGCACGATCCTGGACCGCGGCTACGTCTTCAAGAAGGGCACGGCGCTCGTCCCGTCGTTCCTCTCCTTCGCCGTGGTCAACCTGCTGGAGAAGCACTTCGGCCGGCTCGTCGACTACGACTTCACCGCGCGGATGGAGGACGACCTCGACCGCATCGCGCGGGGCGAGGCCCAGTCCGTGCCGTGGCTGAGGCGTTTCTACTTCGGTGAGGGCGACGACACCGTCAGCGGGTCGGCCTCCGCCGCGGGCAACGGTGACGGCGACCACCTCGGCGGTCTCAAGGAGCTCGTCACCGACCTCGGCGCGATCGACGCCCGGGAGATCTCCTCCTTCCCCGTCGGCAACGACATCAAGCTCCGCGTCGGGCGGTACGGCCCGTACATCGAGCGCGGTGAGAAGGACGCCGAGGGCCACCAGCGCGCGGACGTCCCGGAGGAGCTGGCACCCGACGAGCTGTCCGTCGAGTACGCGGAGGAGCTGCTGGCCAAGCCGAGCGGTGACTACGAGCTCGGCGCGGACCCGGTGTCCGGGAACCAGATCATCGCGAAGGACGGCCGGTACGGCCCGTACGTCACCGAGGTGCTGCCCGAGGGCACCCCGAAGACCGGCAAGAACGCGGTGAAGCCGCGGACCGCGTCGCTCTTCAAGTCGATGTCGCTGGACACGGTGACACTGGCGGACGCGCTCAGGCTGATGTCGCTGCCGCGGGTCGTCGGTGAGGACGCCGAGGGTGTCGAGATCACCGCGCAGAACGGCCGTTACGGCCCGTACCTGAAGAAGGGCACGGACTCGCGTTCGCTGACCTCCGAGGACCAGCTCTTCGACATCACGCTCGAAGAGGCGCTCGCGATCTACGCCCAGCCGAAGCAGCGCGGGCGGGCCGCCGCGAAGCCGCCGCTGAAGGAGCTGGGCACGGACCCGGTGAGCGGGGCTCCGGTCGTGGTCAAGGACGGGCGCTTCGGCGCGTACGTCACCGACGGCGAGACGAATGCGACGCTGCGCACCGGCGACAGCGTCGAGGACATCACGCCGGAGCGGGGCTACGAGCTGCTCGCGGAGAAGCGCGCCAAGGGGCCCGCCAAGAAGACGGCGAAGAAGGCTCCGGCGAAGAAGGCGGCGACCGCGAAGAAGACGGCCGCGAAGAAGACGACGGCCGCCAAGAAGACTGCGGCGAAGAAGACGACTACCGCGAAGAAGGCGGTTGCGGCGAAGAAGACGACGACTGCGGCGGCGAAGAAGTCGGCTGCGGCGTCTGTGGAGGACTGA